In one window of Prevotella sp. E13-17 DNA:
- the secY gene encoding preprotein translocase subunit SecY, translated as MKKFIDTLKNIWKIEDLRQRLLITVLFVAIYRFGSKIVLPGINYGILKGMNEAGGGLGGQTKEGLMSLLDMFSGGAFSQASIFALGIMPYISASIVMQLLAVAVPYFQKMQREGESGRKKISMYTRYLTVAILLFQAPSYLINLRMQVGSALTDGISWMAFMIPATIILAAGSMFILWLGERITDKGIGNGVSMIIMIGIIARLPGAFAQEVGSRFASATGGGLVMFLIEILILLAVVCASILLVQGVRKVPVQYAKRVVGNKQYGGARQYIPLKLFAANVMPIIFAQALMFIPLAVVQYSNPDNASWFMRNMLDHHSWLYNTVFAALIIAFTYFYTAITLNPTQMAEDMKRNNGFIPGVKPGKDTAEYIDTVMSRITLPGSLFIAFIAIMPAFASLLDVKDEFSQFFGGTSLLILVGVVLDTLQQIESHLLMRHYDGLLNSGRIHGRGGVAAY; from the coding sequence ATGAAGAAGTTTATAGATACCCTTAAGAACATTTGGAAGATTGAGGATCTCCGTCAGCGTCTCCTCATCACCGTGCTTTTTGTAGCGATTTATCGCTTTGGTTCAAAAATCGTGCTCCCTGGTATTAATTATGGTATCCTGAAGGGCATGAACGAAGCCGGCGGCGGTCTTGGTGGACAGACCAAAGAAGGTTTGATGTCTCTCCTTGACATGTTCTCGGGTGGTGCATTCTCTCAGGCATCTATCTTTGCTCTGGGAATCATGCCCTACATCTCTGCTTCTATCGTTATGCAGCTTCTCGCTGTTGCTGTACCTTACTTCCAAAAGATGCAGCGTGAAGGCGAAAGCGGTCGTAAAAAGATTAGTATGTACACTCGGTACCTGACAGTAGCAATCCTGCTGTTTCAGGCACCGAGCTACCTCATTAATCTTAGAATGCAGGTTGGTTCTGCTCTTACCGATGGTATCAGTTGGATGGCATTTATGATTCCTGCAACCATTATCCTGGCTGCTGGTAGTATGTTTATCCTCTGGCTTGGTGAGCGCATCACCGACAAGGGTATTGGTAATGGTGTCTCGATGATCATCATGATTGGTATCATCGCTCGTCTCCCAGGAGCCTTTGCTCAGGAAGTTGGTTCACGCTTCGCTTCTGCTACTGGTGGCGGTCTGGTGATGTTCCTTATCGAGATACTTATTCTTCTCGCTGTCGTTTGCGCTTCTATCCTGTTGGTACAGGGTGTTCGCAAAGTTCCCGTACAGTATGCAAAACGCGTGGTCGGTAACAAGCAGTATGGTGGTGCACGTCAGTACATCCCCTTGAAGTTATTCGCAGCTAATGTGATGCCTATCATCTTTGCTCAGGCTTTGATGTTCATCCCCTTGGCAGTGGTTCAGTATTCGAACCCTGACAATGCTAGCTGGTTCATGCGCAACATGCTTGACCATCACAGTTGGTTGTATAACACTGTATTTGCTGCTCTCATCATTGCTTTCACGTATTTCTACACTGCAATCACTTTGAATCCTACGCAGATGGCTGAGGATATGAAACGTAACAATGGTTTCATTCCTGGTGTTAAGCCTGGTAAGGATACTGCTGAGTATATCGATACAGTCATGTCGCGCATCACACTGCCCGGCTCTCTGTTCATCGCTTTCATCGCTATCATGCCTGCATTCGCAAGCTTGCTCGATGTTAAAGATGAGTTCTCGCAGTTCTTCGGTGGCACATCGTTGCTCATCCTCGTTGGTGTGGTGTTGGATACCTTGCAGCAGATTGAAAGTCATTTGCTCATGCGCCATTATGATGGCCTGCTTAACTCAGGTCGCATTCATGGTCGTGGTGGTGTAGCAGCCTACTAA
- the map gene encoding type I methionyl aminopeptidase, whose protein sequence is MKIFLKTEEEIELMRQANQLVGKTLGELARHIKPGVTTLQLDKVADEFIRDHGAIPTFKGFPNPYGGPFPASICTSVNDVVVHGVPDAKTVLKDGDIISVDCGTLLNGFNGDSCYTFCVGEVSDDVKKLLRVTKESLYKGIENAVAGRHLGDIGSAVQDHCEAEGYGVVRELTGHGIGREMHEDPQVPNYGRRGNGVMLKAGMCIAIEPMITMGKRDIYLLPDRWSVCTRDGKPAAHFEHTIVIRRGQAEILSSFEEVETFEGKLY, encoded by the coding sequence ATGAAGATATTTCTGAAGACTGAAGAAGAGATAGAGTTGATGCGTCAGGCTAACCAACTCGTTGGAAAGACGCTTGGCGAATTGGCTCGACATATAAAACCTGGTGTGACGACCCTCCAGTTGGATAAAGTGGCTGACGAATTTATTCGCGACCATGGGGCCATACCTACCTTTAAGGGTTTCCCTAATCCTTATGGAGGGCCGTTTCCTGCCAGCATCTGTACCTCTGTCAATGATGTTGTTGTTCACGGGGTTCCTGATGCGAAGACTGTTCTGAAAGATGGAGATATTATATCTGTTGACTGCGGAACACTTCTTAATGGTTTCAATGGCGACTCTTGCTATACATTTTGTGTCGGTGAGGTGAGCGATGACGTTAAGAAATTACTTCGCGTTACTAAAGAATCCTTGTATAAAGGCATCGAAAATGCAGTTGCAGGCAGACATCTCGGTGACATCGGCAGTGCTGTGCAAGATCACTGTGAAGCCGAAGGTTATGGAGTTGTTCGTGAGCTGACAGGACATGGCATCGGACGTGAGATGCATGAGGATCCCCAGGTGCCTAATTACGGTCGTCGCGGAAATGGCGTTATGCTGAAAGCTGGAATGTGTATAGCCATTGAACCGATGATCACGATGGGAAAGCGTGATATCTACTTGTTGCCCGATCGCTGGAGCGTATGTACCCGTGATGGAAAACCCGCTGCACACTTTGAGCATACTATCGTCATCAGGCGAGGACAAGCAGAGATTCTCTCTTCTTTCGAGGAAGTAGAAACATTTGAAGGTAAACTTTACTAA
- the infA gene encoding translation initiation factor IF-1, translating to MAKQSAIEQDGTIVESLSNAMFRVELENGVQIIAHISGKMRMHYIRILPGDKVKVEMSPYDLTKGRIVFRYK from the coding sequence ATGGCAAAGCAATCCGCAATAGAGCAAGACGGAACGATTGTCGAGAGCCTCTCGAACGCAATGTTCCGCGTAGAACTTGAGAACGGTGTACAGATCATCGCCCACATCTCTGGTAAGATGCGTATGCACTACATTCGTATTCTGCCTGGTGACAAAGTCAAAGTTGAGATGAGTCCGTATGACCTGACTAAGGGACGAATTGTGTTTCGATACAAATAA
- the rpmJ gene encoding 50S ribosomal protein L36, producing the protein MKTRASLKKRTPDCKIVRRKGRLFVINKKNPKYKMRQG; encoded by the coding sequence ATGAAGACAAGAGCATCGTTGAAGAAGCGTACCCCAGACTGTAAGATTGTACGTCGCAAGGGTCGTCTGTTCGTTATCAACAAGAAGAACCCTAAGTACAAGATGCGTCAGGGCTAA
- the rpsM gene encoding 30S ribosomal protein S13, translating to MAIRIVGVDLPQNKRGEIALTYIYGIGRSSSAKILDKAGVSRDLKVSEWNDDQAAKIREIIGAEFKVEGDLRSEIQLNIKRLMDIGCYRGVRHRNGLPVRGQSTKNNARTRKGKKKTVANKKKATK from the coding sequence ATGGCAATAAGAATTGTTGGAGTAGATTTGCCCCAGAATAAGCGTGGCGAAATCGCATTGACCTACATCTACGGTATAGGTCGAAGTAGTTCAGCAAAGATATTGGATAAGGCAGGCGTTAGCCGCGACCTGAAGGTCAGCGAATGGAATGACGACCAGGCAGCCAAAATCCGTGAAATCATCGGCGCTGAATTCAAAGTTGAAGGTGATCTCCGTTCAGAGATCCAGTTGAACATTAAGCGACTGATGGATATTGGTTGCTATCGTGGAGTCCGCCATCGTAATGGTCTTCCTGTACGCGGTCAGAGCACAAAGAACAATGCTCGTACTCGTAAGGGTAAGAAGAAGACTGTTGCTAATAAGAAGAAGGCCACGAAGTAA
- the rpsK gene encoding 30S ribosomal protein S11, protein MAKKTVTSKKRNVKVTAVGQLHVHSSFNNIIVSLANDEGQVISWSSAGKMGFRGSKKNTPYAAQMAAEDCAKVAFDLGLRKVKAYVKGPGNGRESAIRAIHGAGIEVMEIVDVTPLPHNGCRPPKRRRV, encoded by the coding sequence ATGGCAAAGAAAACAGTCACTTCAAAGAAAAGAAATGTGAAGGTTACCGCAGTTGGTCAGCTTCATGTTCACAGTTCTTTCAATAATATTATTGTATCTTTGGCAAATGACGAGGGTCAGGTAATCTCTTGGTCATCTGCTGGTAAGATGGGTTTCCGCGGTTCTAAGAAGAACACTCCTTATGCTGCTCAGATGGCCGCAGAGGATTGCGCTAAGGTTGCTTTTGACCTGGGCTTGCGTAAGGTTAAAGCCTATGTTAAGGGTCCCGGTAATGGCCGCGAGTCAGCTATTCGTGCTATCCATGGCGCAGGTATTGAGGTTATGGAGATCGTTGATGTAACGCCACTGCCACACAACGGTTGTCGTCCTCCAAAGCGTCGTCGCGTATAA
- the rpsD gene encoding 30S ribosomal protein S4, with product MAKYIGPKSKIARRFGEAIYGPDKVLSRRNFPPGQHGNNRRRKQSEYAVMLAEKQKAKYTYGVLERQFRIMFEKAAKAEGITGEVLLQNLESRLDNVVFRMGLAPTRAAARQLVSHRHIVVEGRVVNIPSFAVKPGMVVGVREKAKSLEVIADALAGFNHSKYPWIEWDEQQKAGKFLHKPERADIPENIKEQLIVELYSKN from the coding sequence ATGGCAAAGTATATTGGACCGAAATCTAAAATTGCCCGCCGTTTTGGCGAAGCCATCTACGGACCGGACAAAGTTTTGTCTAGGAGAAACTTCCCTCCTGGACAGCATGGCAATAACCGCCGCCGCAAGCAGTCGGAGTATGCAGTCATGTTGGCAGAGAAGCAGAAGGCTAAGTACACTTATGGTGTACTTGAGCGTCAGTTCCGCATTATGTTCGAGAAGGCTGCTAAGGCTGAAGGTATCACCGGTGAGGTGCTGCTTCAGAATCTTGAGAGCCGTCTGGATAATGTGGTATTCCGTATGGGACTCGCTCCTACACGTGCTGCCGCTCGCCAGTTGGTTAGCCATCGTCATATTGTTGTTGAAGGAAGAGTCGTTAATATTCCTTCATTTGCTGTTAAGCCTGGTATGGTTGTTGGTGTTCGTGAGAAGGCTAAGTCTCTCGAGGTTATCGCTGACGCATTGGCTGGCTTCAACCACAGCAAGTACCCCTGGATCGAGTGGGACGAGCAGCAGAAGGCAGGTAAGTTCCTTCACAAGCCCGAGCGTGCTGACATCCCCGAGAATATTAAGGAGCAGTTAATCGTTGAGTTGTACTCTAAGAACTAA
- a CDS encoding DNA-directed RNA polymerase subunit alpha: protein MAILAFQKPDKVVMLEANDRFGKFEFRPLEPGFGVTIGNALRRILLSSLEGYAINTIRITGVEHEFSSVPGVKEDVTNIILNLKQVRFRQVVEEFENEKVSITVENSTEFKAGDIGKYLTGFEVLNPDLVICHLDAKASMQIDLTINKGRGYVPSEENREFCTDVNVIPIDSIYTPIRNVKFAVEPYRVEQKTDYDKLVLEVTTDGSIHPKEALKEAAKILIYHFMLFSDEKITLENNESEVNQEFDEEVLHMRQLLKTKLVDMNLSVRALNCLKAADVETLGDLVQYNKTDLLKFRNFGKKSLTELDDLLESLNLSFGTDITKYKLDKE from the coding sequence ATGGCGATATTAGCATTTCAAAAACCCGATAAAGTGGTAATGTTGGAAGCCAACGATCGTTTCGGCAAGTTCGAATTCCGTCCGTTGGAGCCTGGCTTTGGTGTAACCATAGGTAATGCCTTGCGCCGCATTCTCCTTTCATCGCTCGAGGGTTATGCTATCAACACAATCCGTATCACGGGTGTTGAGCATGAGTTCTCGTCAGTTCCTGGTGTTAAGGAAGATGTGACCAATATTATCCTGAACCTGAAACAAGTAAGGTTCCGTCAAGTAGTAGAAGAATTCGAGAACGAAAAAGTCAGCATCACCGTTGAGAATTCTACTGAATTTAAGGCTGGTGATATAGGCAAGTATCTGACTGGATTTGAAGTGTTAAATCCCGATTTGGTGATTTGTCATCTCGACGCTAAAGCTTCAATGCAGATAGATTTGACCATTAATAAAGGTCGTGGCTACGTTCCTTCTGAAGAGAACCGTGAGTTCTGTACGGATGTTAACGTAATCCCCATCGATTCTATCTACACCCCAATCCGTAATGTCAAGTTTGCAGTTGAGCCCTATCGTGTTGAGCAAAAGACCGACTACGATAAGCTTGTACTCGAAGTGACGACGGACGGTTCCATTCATCCAAAGGAGGCTCTTAAAGAGGCTGCCAAGATCCTTATCTATCACTTCATGCTGTTCTCTGATGAGAAGATCACACTCGAGAATAACGAGAGTGAGGTTAATCAGGAGTTTGATGAGGAAGTACTGCACATGCGTCAGTTGCTGAAGACTAAGCTTGTTGACATGAACCTTAGCGTTCGTGCTCTCAACTGCTTGAAGGCTGCTGATGTAGAGACACTCGGTGATCTGGTACAGTACAACAAGACAGACCTCTTGAAGTTCCGCAACTTTGGTAAGAAATCGCTCACTGAGCTTGATGATTTGCTAGAGAGTCTGAATCTGTCGTTTGGAACCGACATTACCAAGTATAAACTGGACAAAGAATAA
- the rplQ gene encoding 50S ribosomal protein L17 → MRHNKKFNHLGRTASHRSAMLANMAISLIMHKRITTTVAKAKALKKYVEPLITKAKEDSTNSRRVVFSYLQNKDAIKELFSTVAEKVGDRPGGYTRIIKLGARQGDAAQICFIELVDFDPEMAKTETKKKTTRRSRKAAKAEAPAQEAPAAEEAKVEEAPVAEETKAEEAPAAEAAAEEAKAE, encoded by the coding sequence ATGAGACATAATAAGAAATTCAATCATCTCGGTCGTACTGCATCTCACCGTAGTGCCATGCTTGCTAACATGGCTATCTCGCTGATTATGCACAAAAGAATCACTACGACCGTGGCAAAGGCTAAGGCCCTCAAGAAGTATGTTGAGCCCCTTATCACTAAGGCTAAGGAGGATTCAACAAATTCTCGTCGTGTAGTATTCAGCTATCTTCAGAACAAGGACGCTATCAAGGAGCTTTTCTCTACGGTAGCTGAGAAGGTAGGTGATCGTCCCGGTGGATACACTCGTATCATTAAGCTGGGTGCTCGTCAGGGTGACGCAGCTCAGATTTGCTTCATCGAGCTTGTTGATTTCGATCCCGAAATGGCAAAGACCGAGACCAAGAAGAAGACCACACGTCGTTCACGTAAGGCCGCTAAGGCTGAGGCTCCTGCACAGGAAGCTCCTGCTGCTGAGGAGGCAAAGGTTGAGGAAGCTCCTGTTGCTGAGGAGACAAAGGCTGAGGAAGCTCCTGCAGCCGAGGCTGCTGCTGAAGAGGCAAAGGCAGAGTAA
- a CDS encoding M48 family metallopeptidase, producing MRIVKNGDVHVSAPLLLSRKKIEQFIEKHRDWIEKAHLRRIETEQKRKQFYERLPLKKRSERSEAVQRLDTKVRPLLAYHAPKMGVNPSEITYKATTSRWGMCNSRTRQICFSLYLLLLPDWCIEHVVVHELAHLKEANHGPRFYALMDQHFPMWKEARKTTAKMVI from the coding sequence ATGCGCATCGTCAAGAATGGCGATGTGCATGTTTCCGCTCCCCTACTCCTGTCACGCAAGAAAATAGAACAATTCATTGAAAAACACCGTGACTGGATAGAGAAAGCCCATCTAAGGAGAATAGAAACGGAGCAAAAAAGAAAACAGTTTTATGAACGACTGCCCCTAAAAAAGCGTTCAGAGCGCTCTGAAGCTGTCCAACGCTTAGATACTAAGGTAAGACCTCTATTGGCTTACCACGCCCCTAAAATGGGCGTCAATCCATCTGAAATCACATATAAAGCCACCACATCCCGATGGGGAATGTGTAATTCACGCACAAGACAGATTTGTTTCAGCCTTTACTTGCTCTTACTACCTGACTGGTGCATAGAGCATGTTGTCGTTCATGAATTAGCTCATCTAAAAGAAGCGAACCATGGTCCCCGCTTTTATGCACTCATGGACCAGCATTTCCCCATGTGGAAAGAAGCCAGAAAAACAACCGCAAAAATGGTTATCTAA
- the tsaE gene encoding tRNA (adenosine(37)-N6)-threonylcarbamoyltransferase complex ATPase subunit type 1 TsaE has protein sequence MEIKIKNIEAIRNAAREFINNIGEHRVFAFYGKMGAGKTTFIKAICEELGVEDVITSPTFAIVNEYSLPKPLDGIGCSLFHFDFYRIKKLEEVYDMGYEEYFYSGSLCFIEWPELIEEVLPEDAVRVTIEEETDGSRSVRF, from the coding sequence ATGGAAATAAAGATTAAGAACATTGAAGCAATTCGCAATGCTGCACGCGAATTTATCAATAACATAGGAGAACACCGCGTATTTGCCTTCTATGGCAAAATGGGAGCCGGAAAGACTACCTTTATCAAGGCTATCTGCGAAGAACTGGGCGTAGAGGATGTCATCACATCTCCTACATTTGCCATCGTCAATGAATATAGCCTTCCAAAGCCCTTGGATGGTATTGGCTGCAGCCTTTTTCACTTCGACTTCTACCGAATCAAGAAACTGGAAGAAGTTTACGATATGGGATACGAGGAATATTTCTATAGCGGCAGCTTATGCTTCATTGAATGGCCGGAATTGATTGAAGAGGTCTTGCCGGAAGATGCCGTGCGCGTCACTATCGAGGAAGAAACTGATGGCTCACGAAGTGTGAGATTCTAA
- a CDS encoding PglZ domain-containing protein: protein MTNGQLLWVDDEMELLKAYIIFLEKKGYEVTTVSNGTDAIDLCEERSFDLVILDEQMPGLSGLETLQRIKEIAPATPVVMVTKSEEENIMNQAIGQKIADYLIKPVNPNQILLTLKKNIHRREIETEVTQSQYQQQFQQIAMQIMDCHTWNDWVEVYKRLVHWELQLSSTDSQMSEMLAMQKEEANLGFSKFVKKNYMDWITDDKQAPLMSHRIFKECVFPLLDQKEKVFMVVLDNFRYDQWRMLAQEIGDQFDIDENVYSSILPTATQYARNAIFSGLMPNKIAKMFPDLWVDEDEEEGKNLNEGPLIKTQLERYRRHESFSYQKINTSAEAERFMQQLNTLDKNQLNVVVFNFIDMLSHARTESRMVRELANSESAYRSITLSWFRHSVIADFFRWLAQTDYKVIVTTDHGSIRCTKPVKIVGDRNTNTNLRYKLGKNLSYDSKELFVIKTPEKAQLPSPNLSTSYVFATGDSFFAYPNNYNYYVSYYRDTFQHGGISMEEMIIPLITMTGKKR, encoded by the coding sequence ATGACAAACGGACAATTGCTATGGGTGGATGATGAGATGGAGCTGCTGAAGGCTTATATCATCTTTCTCGAGAAAAAAGGATACGAGGTGACAACGGTGTCAAATGGTACGGATGCCATCGACTTGTGCGAGGAGCGTTCGTTCGATCTGGTGATACTGGACGAACAGATGCCTGGTCTCTCGGGATTGGAGACGCTGCAGCGCATCAAAGAGATAGCTCCCGCAACACCTGTAGTGATGGTTACCAAGAGCGAAGAGGAGAACATCATGAATCAGGCTATCGGACAGAAAATCGCTGACTACCTGATAAAACCGGTGAATCCTAACCAGATATTACTGACTCTGAAAAAGAACATTCACCGACGCGAAATTGAAACGGAGGTGACACAGAGCCAATATCAACAGCAGTTCCAACAGATTGCCATGCAGATCATGGACTGTCATACATGGAACGACTGGGTAGAGGTGTACAAACGACTGGTGCACTGGGAACTGCAACTGAGCAGCACGGACTCACAGATGTCGGAAATGCTGGCTATGCAAAAAGAAGAGGCCAACCTGGGGTTCTCGAAGTTCGTGAAGAAGAACTACATGGACTGGATAACCGACGACAAACAGGCGCCGCTAATGTCGCACCGCATCTTCAAAGAATGTGTGTTTCCTCTACTCGACCAGAAAGAGAAGGTTTTCATGGTGGTTCTCGACAACTTCCGCTATGACCAATGGCGAATGTTGGCACAGGAGATTGGCGACCAGTTCGACATTGACGAGAACGTCTATTCTTCGATACTGCCCACAGCGACGCAATATGCACGCAATGCTATCTTTAGCGGACTCATGCCCAACAAGATTGCAAAGATGTTCCCAGACCTCTGGGTGGACGAAGACGAGGAAGAGGGGAAGAACCTGAACGAGGGACCTCTGATTAAAACACAGCTGGAACGTTATCGCAGGCACGAGTCTTTCTCGTACCAGAAAATCAATACTTCGGCCGAGGCTGAGAGGTTCATGCAACAGCTGAATACATTGGACAAAAACCAACTGAACGTGGTGGTATTCAACTTTATCGACATGCTCAGTCATGCAAGAACGGAATCGAGAATGGTGCGCGAACTGGCAAACAGCGAATCGGCCTACCGCAGTATCACGTTGTCATGGTTCCGCCACTCGGTGATTGCAGATTTCTTCAGATGGCTGGCACAGACAGACTACAAAGTGATTGTGACAACCGATCACGGCAGCATACGCTGTACGAAACCGGTGAAGATCGTGGGCGACCGCAATACAAACACCAACCTGCGCTATAAACTGGGCAAGAACTTGTCGTACGACTCGAAAGAACTGTTCGTCATCAAGACACCCGAAAAGGCGCAACTGCCCTCGCCTAACTTATCGACAAGCTACGTGTTTGCCACTGGCGACTCGTTCTTTGCCTATCCAAACAACTATAATTACTATGTGTCATACTACAGAGACACATTCCAACATGGAGGCATCTCTATGGAGGAAATGATTATACCGCTCATCACGATGACAGGAAAGAAAAGATAA